From Spartinivicinus ruber, the proteins below share one genomic window:
- a CDS encoding cytochrome P450: MVTQFYDQRRFDLYSYDFLSNPYPTYQDLLENQPIYQCPKYGFYYIFQHKDIKRLLRHPHTSSDRSAALVANLTPEEQAQISPLRQSFSLMAIFNDPPQHTPIRKLMVRSLSNKVMNNMTTIIETVANQLIDLFIEKKQCDLIKDFAYPLPAVIISKLLGVPVSDIDKIKSWSDDLALFLSDSTKIDIVAKASDTVVAMSDYFSHLLTYYRNQPADNFMTKLIAIQQSQISLTDANLIANAILLVFGGHETTTNLIGNGWMTLKKHPEQLAKLGNHLNSAIEECLRFESPFQRIGRISTDPIDLDGFQIKANHRILLVLGAANRDPAIFQRPNQFDITRSDNPHLAFGHGIHLCSGASLSRLEAKVAFSLLQKRLHNWQLVDTKPKWQFNLSLRGMLSCPLQAI, encoded by the coding sequence ATGGTTACTCAATTCTATGACCAACGTCGGTTTGACCTATATTCCTATGACTTCCTCTCTAATCCTTATCCCACTTACCAAGACTTGCTAGAAAACCAGCCTATCTATCAATGCCCCAAATATGGCTTCTATTATATTTTTCAGCATAAAGATATTAAGAGATTACTTAGACACCCTCATACGTCTTCTGACCGATCAGCTGCCTTAGTTGCTAACTTAACACCTGAAGAACAAGCACAAATATCACCCTTAAGACAATCTTTCTCATTAATGGCTATCTTCAATGACCCACCACAGCATACACCTATACGTAAGCTAATGGTTCGTTCTTTGTCTAACAAAGTTATGAACAACATGACAACGATTATTGAAACTGTTGCCAATCAATTAATTGATTTATTTATTGAGAAAAAACAATGTGATCTGATCAAAGACTTTGCCTATCCATTACCTGCAGTGATCATTTCAAAGCTATTAGGCGTGCCTGTCTCTGATATTGATAAAATTAAGTCCTGGTCTGATGACCTAGCTTTATTCTTAAGTGATAGCACTAAGATAGATATTGTGGCAAAAGCATCCGATACCGTGGTTGCTATGAGCGATTATTTTAGTCATTTATTGACTTATTACCGAAATCAACCCGCAGACAACTTCATGACCAAGTTAATAGCAATACAACAGTCACAAATTTCTCTAACTGATGCCAACCTTATCGCTAATGCTATTTTATTAGTCTTTGGAGGTCATGAAACAACAACTAACTTAATCGGCAATGGTTGGATGACGTTGAAAAAGCACCCAGAACAGCTTGCTAAACTAGGTAACCATTTAAATTCAGCCATTGAAGAGTGTTTACGTTTTGAGAGCCCTTTCCAGCGCATAGGCCGGATTTCAACTGACCCAATCGATTTGGATGGTTTTCAAATCAAAGCTAACCACCGGATATTATTAGTCCTAGGGGCAGCCAATCGCGACCCTGCTATTTTTCAGCGTCCTAATCAATTTGATATTACTCGATCTGACAACCCTCATCTTGCTTTTGGCCATGGTATACACCTCTGTTCTGGTGCTTCTTTATCGAGGTTAGAAGCTAAAGTCGCTTTTTCACTATTACAAAAAAGGCTTCACAATTGGCAACTGGTAGATACAAAACCCAAATGGCAATTTAATTTAAGCTTACGGGGAATGTTGAGTTGTCCCCTGCAAGCGATATAG
- a CDS encoding sodium:solute symporter family protein, with product MDIQTLTLILVGASFTLYIGIAIWAKAGTTRDFYIAGGGVHPVANGMATAADWMSAASFISMAGLISFMGYDGSVYLMGWTGGYVLLALCLAPYLRKFSKFTVPDFIGDRYYSQTARTVAVVCAIFISFTYVAGQMRGVGVVFSRFLEVDIISGVMIGMGVVFFYAILGGMKGITYTQVAQYCVLIFAYLVPAVFISILMTNNPIPQLGFGGMLADDSGIYLLDKLDGLSTELGFSEYTQGNKSMIDVFFITAALMVGTAGLPHVIVRFFTVPKVRDARKSAGWALLFIALLYTTAPAVATFARVNMISTINGPEGQGTLYEDVPSWVENWQRTGLITWSDNNGDGRMFYSGDERNEMSIDRDIMVLANPEIANLPAWVIALVAAGAIAAALSTSAGLLLVISTSISHDLLKRNLMPRITDKQELRYARVAAAVAIGIAGYLGINPPGFVAQVVAFAFGLAASSFFPAIVMGIFFKKMNKEGAICGMLTGIVFTAAYIVYFKFLNPAANTAEYWLLGISPEGIGTLGMLLNFSVALLVNRMTNDSPRHVQDMVENIRFPRGAGEVQAH from the coding sequence ATGGACATTCAAACCTTAACTTTAATACTGGTGGGTGCTTCCTTTACACTTTATATTGGCATTGCCATTTGGGCCAAAGCTGGTACAACAAGAGACTTTTACATTGCCGGTGGAGGTGTCCATCCTGTAGCAAATGGAATGGCTACGGCAGCTGACTGGATGTCAGCCGCTTCATTTATATCAATGGCGGGTTTAATTTCATTTATGGGCTATGACGGCTCTGTGTATCTCATGGGGTGGACAGGTGGTTATGTATTGTTAGCATTATGTTTAGCACCTTACTTGCGCAAGTTTAGCAAGTTTACTGTGCCTGATTTTATTGGAGATCGATACTATTCACAAACTGCTCGAACAGTGGCGGTTGTTTGTGCCATATTTATTTCCTTTACTTATGTTGCAGGGCAAATGCGTGGGGTAGGTGTCGTATTTTCCCGTTTTTTAGAAGTAGACATTATCAGTGGTGTAATGATTGGCATGGGAGTGGTGTTTTTTTATGCCATTTTAGGTGGTATGAAAGGTATTACTTACACACAAGTGGCACAATATTGTGTGCTTATTTTTGCCTATTTAGTACCTGCAGTATTTATATCGATTTTAATGACTAATAATCCTATTCCTCAGCTCGGTTTTGGGGGGATGTTAGCTGATGACTCTGGTATCTATTTACTTGATAAGCTGGATGGGTTATCGACAGAGCTTGGGTTTTCAGAATATACCCAAGGTAATAAAAGCATGATTGATGTATTTTTTATTACTGCGGCATTAATGGTGGGTACCGCTGGCCTACCACATGTGATTGTGCGTTTTTTTACTGTCCCTAAAGTACGTGATGCAAGAAAATCGGCTGGTTGGGCATTATTATTTATAGCGCTTTTATACACCACCGCACCAGCAGTTGCCACATTTGCAAGAGTCAATATGATTAGCACCATTAATGGACCTGAAGGACAGGGTACTTTATATGAAGATGTGCCAAGTTGGGTTGAAAATTGGCAGCGAACTGGATTAATCACCTGGTCAGATAATAACGGTGATGGTCGTATGTTTTATTCAGGTGATGAACGAAATGAAATGTCAATCGACCGTGATATTATGGTATTAGCGAATCCTGAAATTGCTAATTTACCTGCCTGGGTAATCGCTTTAGTGGCAGCAGGAGCTATAGCAGCAGCATTATCAACTTCAGCCGGTTTGCTATTGGTAATATCTACATCAATTTCTCACGACTTATTGAAACGAAACTTAATGCCAAGAATTACTGACAAACAGGAGTTACGTTATGCCAGAGTTGCCGCAGCAGTGGCAATTGGGATTGCGGGTTATTTAGGCATCAATCCACCGGGGTTTGTGGCCCAAGTGGTCGCATTTGCTTTTGGGTTGGCAGCTTCCTCTTTTTTCCCTGCTATTGTAATGGGTATCTTTTTTAAGAAAATGAATAAAGAAGGGGCTATCTGTGGTATGCTAACAGGAATAGTATTTACCGCAGCTTATATTGTATATTTTAAATTTTTAAACCCAGCAGCTAATACAGCTGAGTATTGGTTATTGGGTATTTCCCCTGAGGGAATAGGAACTTTAGGGATGCTGTTAAACTTTTCAGTTGCCTTACTTGTTAATCGAATGACTAATGATTCTCCAAGGCATGTCCAAGATATGGTAGAAAATATTCGTTTCCCAAGAGGGGCTGGTGAGGTGCAAGCTCATTAG
- a CDS encoding choice-of-anchor B family protein codes for MRRTLVACRTVTLLTGVGFIGLSFGHSAMFPDGFKFDDSNEGEKAQLLLPQQQTVRCINGKAGDYPCNKVDLHAFLAKENMGGGSANLNDIWGYTDPVTGAEIAIVGRTNGTSFVDITDPVNPVFLGFLPSHDNGSDAWRDIKTYNDHAFIVADGSGNKTHGLQVFDLTSLRYLPSPGQTLNETAHLGGFGNAHNIAINEDTGYAYIVGSNQCSGGLYMVNISNPVKPRYAGCFSSDGYTHDTQCVIYKGQDARYYGREVCVGYNEDTITIVDVTNKSNPVQVSRTPYQGAQYTHQGWFLNDSHNILIMNDELDESRNGINTTSYIYDVSLLDNPVELGRYVGPTSAIDHNLYTHNNFVFETNYRAGLRILSTKNITSGKLKEEAYFDTIPGSNSAQFSGTWSNYIYFASGNIVMSDIGYGLFVVQPDWDAINNPDPTVEYCEASGNNASEEWVSSVKIASFTNSSDSKRYSDFTNKVINLEKGKSAVELTPDFSGIRYNEYWKIWIDLNKDGDFEDTGEQVFSSNHATSSTVKGELMIPDSAKSGKTRLRVVMRYNAVPNACGSFNYGEVEDYTVNISSGSELANKLSNTHASEKMVKATKITQDQLQQKYFAQLNFK; via the coding sequence ATGAGAAGAACCCTAGTGGCGTGTAGAACAGTGACATTGTTGACTGGTGTGGGCTTTATAGGGCTCAGTTTTGGTCATAGTGCAATGTTTCCTGACGGATTTAAATTTGACGATAGCAATGAAGGGGAGAAAGCACAGCTGTTGCTACCTCAACAACAAACAGTTCGATGTATTAATGGTAAGGCAGGTGATTATCCCTGTAATAAAGTTGATTTGCATGCTTTTTTAGCAAAAGAAAATATGGGTGGAGGATCGGCTAATTTAAATGATATTTGGGGGTACACTGACCCAGTAACCGGTGCTGAAATTGCCATTGTAGGCAGAACCAATGGTACATCTTTTGTCGATATTACTGATCCTGTCAACCCGGTTTTCCTGGGTTTTTTACCATCTCATGATAATGGCTCAGATGCCTGGCGAGATATTAAAACTTATAACGATCATGCCTTTATAGTGGCTGATGGTAGTGGTAATAAAACCCATGGTTTACAAGTTTTTGATTTAACTTCGTTGCGTTATTTACCATCACCTGGACAAACGCTTAATGAAACAGCCCATCTGGGAGGTTTTGGCAATGCCCATAATATAGCGATTAATGAAGATACGGGCTATGCCTATATTGTTGGTAGTAACCAGTGTAGTGGCGGTTTATATATGGTTAATATTTCTAACCCTGTGAAACCACGTTATGCAGGTTGTTTTTCATCTGATGGTTATACCCATGATACCCAGTGTGTTATTTATAAAGGTCAAGATGCGCGGTACTATGGCAGAGAAGTTTGTGTTGGTTACAATGAAGATACAATTACTATTGTGGATGTGACGAATAAGTCTAATCCAGTTCAAGTTTCGAGAACACCCTATCAGGGAGCTCAATATACTCATCAAGGCTGGTTTCTCAATGACAGTCATAATATCTTAATAATGAATGATGAACTTGATGAATCACGCAATGGGATCAATACTACCTCCTATATATACGACGTTAGCCTTTTGGATAATCCAGTAGAATTAGGCCGTTATGTAGGCCCCACATCAGCCATTGATCATAATTTGTATACCCATAACAATTTTGTCTTTGAAACGAACTATCGGGCAGGTTTACGTATTCTTAGTACCAAGAATATTACATCAGGTAAATTAAAAGAAGAAGCTTATTTTGATACCATTCCTGGATCAAATAGTGCTCAGTTTTCCGGCACCTGGAGTAATTACATATACTTTGCCAGTGGTAATATCGTCATGAGCGATATTGGTTATGGCTTGTTTGTAGTTCAGCCTGATTGGGATGCCATTAATAACCCAGATCCAACAGTCGAGTACTGTGAAGCTAGTGGTAATAATGCCAGTGAAGAATGGGTTAGCTCTGTAAAAATTGCCAGTTTTACTAATAGTTCTGATTCCAAGCGCTACTCAGACTTTACCAATAAAGTAATTAATCTAGAAAAAGGGAAAAGTGCAGTAGAATTAACACCAGACTTTAGTGGTATTCGGTATAATGAGTATTGGAAAATTTGGATTGACTTAAATAAAGATGGTGATTTTGAAGATACTGGTGAGCAAGTTTTTAGCTCTAATCATGCTACATCCTCTACAGTTAAAGGGGAGTTAATGATTCCAGACAGCGCAAAATCTGGTAAAACTCGGTTACGGGTAGTGATGCGTTATAATGCTGTACCTAATGCCTGTGGTAGCTTTAACTATGGTGAAGTGGAAGATTATACAGTTAATATCTCATCTGGTTCTGAATTGGCTAACAAGCTGTCTAACACTCATGCCAGTGAGAAAATGGTAAAAGCGACAAAGATAACTCAAGATCAATTACAACAGAAATACTTTGCGCAGTTAAATTTTAAATAA
- a CDS encoding DUF4212 domain-containing protein translates to MSFESKEKASAYWKENIHLMLMLLIVWFVVSFGCGILFVESLNTIQIGGFKLGFWFSQQGAIYIFVGLIFVYVGKMNKLDRKYDVQEDE, encoded by the coding sequence ATGAGTTTTGAAAGTAAAGAAAAAGCCAGTGCTTATTGGAAAGAGAATATTCATTTAATGTTGATGCTCTTGATAGTTTGGTTTGTTGTTTCTTTTGGTTGCGGTATTTTATTTGTTGAGTCACTGAACACCATTCAAATAGGTGGATTTAAATTAGGCTTTTGGTTTTCTCAGCAGGGTGCTATCTATATTTTTGTTGGATTGATTTTTGTTTATGTGGGAAAAATGAACAAACTTGATCGTAAATATGATGTGCAAGAAGACGAGTGA
- a CDS encoding cytochrome-c peroxidase — protein MMKTYFLAILLTVVTIVQTNNGFASQLRNEPIKPIPMDMDYDKEKVALGKKLFFDPRLSKSGWLSCNSCHNLAMGGDDNLPSSIGHQWQLGPINSPTVLNAKFNLAQFWDGRALDLQAQAAGPIENPGEMASTHKLAVATLQSIPSYRELFEQAYGVKTITITEVTDAIATFEKTLITPNSRFDQWLMGNEQAITVEEKAGYQLFKAKGCASCHNGIGVGGNSYQKFGIVKPYQKDLENLGRYNVTKNKVDKYVFKVPLLRNIELTAPYFHDGSIWSLDEAVNVMAEYQLGVTFSKQETAKIVAFLKTLTGNQPKITYPILPVEMPETPKPNMN, from the coding sequence ATGATGAAAACCTATTTTTTAGCTATATTACTCACTGTAGTCACAATTGTTCAAACAAACAATGGATTCGCTTCTCAGTTACGTAATGAGCCAATAAAACCCATTCCAATGGATATGGATTACGACAAAGAAAAAGTCGCGTTGGGGAAAAAACTATTTTTTGACCCAAGGCTGTCAAAGTCTGGCTGGTTGAGTTGTAATTCATGCCATAATTTAGCAATGGGAGGGGATGATAATTTGCCCAGTTCTATTGGTCACCAGTGGCAGCTTGGCCCTATTAATTCGCCTACGGTATTGAATGCTAAATTTAACCTGGCGCAGTTTTGGGATGGACGAGCTCTAGATTTACAAGCACAAGCTGCTGGCCCTATTGAGAACCCAGGTGAGATGGCTTCTACGCATAAACTTGCAGTAGCAACATTACAATCTATTCCCAGTTATAGAGAACTTTTTGAGCAAGCTTATGGTGTAAAAACAATAACCATTACTGAAGTAACAGATGCTATTGCAACCTTTGAAAAAACCCTAATTACACCTAACTCGCGATTTGATCAATGGTTGATGGGGAACGAACAGGCCATTACAGTAGAAGAAAAAGCAGGTTATCAATTGTTTAAAGCAAAAGGCTGTGCTAGTTGCCATAATGGCATTGGTGTTGGAGGCAATAGTTATCAAAAATTTGGTATTGTCAAACCTTATCAGAAAGATTTGGAAAACCTAGGGCGATATAACGTAACAAAAAATAAGGTAGATAAGTACGTTTTTAAAGTTCCGTTATTAAGAAATATTGAACTGACAGCACCGTATTTTCACGACGGTAGTATATGGAGCTTAGATGAAGCTGTGAATGTAATGGCTGAATATCAGTTAGGTGTGACATTTTCAAAACAAGAAACAGCAAAAATAGTAGCATTTTTGAAAACGCTAACGGGTAATCAGCCAAAAATTACCTATCCTATTTTACCCGTAGAGATGCCTGAAACACCTAAACCAAATATGAATTAA